In one Cellulomonas sp. JZ18 genomic region, the following are encoded:
- a CDS encoding MoxR family ATPase has translation MPPRDTLGSRDLQRAVALTERIERVFDQRVVGQEGLRTSLVVALMCGGHILLESVPGLAKTTAAQTLAHAVSGSFHRIQCTPDLMPSDIVGTQVFHYGTGQFTTQLGPVHANVVLLDEINRSSAKTQSAMLEAMQEKQTTIAGEVHRLPQPFMVLATQNPIEEEGTHVLPEAQMDRFLLKEVLDYPDPAEEVEILERISDGRMARPLDAPRLTLDEVRWLQEAVDQVYVDASIRRYVVDLVATTRGRGPVQVPGHDRLVRMGASPRGSISLMRVAQAVALRDGRSHVTPDDVRALRHAVLRHRVVRTFDALADDVSPESIVDAVFAAVPVP, from the coding sequence GTGCCCCCCCGCGACACCCTCGGCTCCCGTGACCTGCAGCGCGCCGTCGCGCTGACCGAGCGCATCGAACGCGTCTTCGACCAGCGCGTCGTCGGGCAGGAGGGGCTGCGGACGTCGCTCGTCGTCGCGCTCATGTGCGGCGGGCACATCCTGCTCGAGTCCGTGCCGGGCCTGGCGAAGACGACGGCGGCGCAGACGCTCGCGCACGCCGTGTCGGGGTCGTTCCACCGCATCCAGTGCACGCCCGACCTCATGCCGTCGGACATCGTGGGCACGCAGGTCTTCCACTACGGGACCGGGCAGTTCACGACCCAGCTCGGGCCGGTGCACGCGAACGTCGTCCTGCTCGACGAGATCAACCGGTCCAGCGCGAAGACGCAGTCGGCGATGCTCGAGGCGATGCAGGAGAAGCAGACGACCATCGCGGGCGAGGTGCACCGTCTGCCGCAGCCGTTCATGGTGCTCGCGACGCAGAACCCCATCGAGGAGGAGGGCACGCACGTCCTCCCCGAGGCGCAGATGGACCGGTTCCTGCTCAAGGAGGTGCTCGACTACCCCGACCCGGCGGAGGAGGTCGAGATCCTCGAGCGCATCTCCGACGGGCGCATGGCACGCCCGCTCGACGCGCCGCGGCTGACCCTCGACGAGGTGCGCTGGCTGCAGGAGGCGGTCGACCAGGTGTACGTCGACGCCTCGATCCGCCGGTACGTCGTCGACCTGGTCGCCACCACCCGCGGCCGCGGCCCGGTGCAGGTGCCGGGGCACGACCGCCTGGTGCGGATGGGCGCGAGCCCGCGCGGCTCGATCTCGCTCATGCGCGTGGCGCAGGCCGTGGCGCTGCGGGACGGCCGCTCCCACGTCACCCCGGACGACGTCCGGGCGCTGCGGCACGCCGTGCTGCGCCACCGCGTGGTCCGCACGTTCGACGCGCTGGCCGACGACGTGAGCCCGGAGTCGATCGTCGACGCCGTGTTCGCCGCGGTCCCCGTGCCCTGA
- a CDS encoding alpha/beta family hydrolase: MTSAAPDVRVVHHGDAPADVAGVLLAPGASATRENPSLVALDRALSPHVAVRRVDLPRGKAAVQRVRDEAEAFADELGVGTDRLVVGGRSFGGRMASVAVAEGLAAAGLLLLSYPLHPPGQPERLRIAHLPDVTVPVLAVSGDRDPFGTPDELTTYLAALGGPWTLALVRGTHSPADTAVRAALRLWWPSAG; the protein is encoded by the coding sequence ATGACGAGCGCAGCACCCGACGTCCGCGTCGTCCACCACGGCGACGCGCCCGCCGACGTCGCGGGCGTGCTCCTCGCGCCCGGGGCGAGCGCGACGCGGGAGAACCCGAGCCTCGTCGCGCTGGACCGGGCGCTGTCGCCGCACGTGGCCGTCCGGCGGGTCGACCTGCCGCGCGGGAAGGCCGCCGTGCAGCGCGTGCGGGACGAGGCGGAGGCGTTCGCGGACGAGCTCGGCGTGGGCACGGACCGGCTCGTCGTCGGGGGGCGGTCGTTCGGCGGGCGCATGGCGTCGGTGGCCGTCGCGGAGGGGCTGGCCGCGGCCGGGCTGCTGCTCCTGTCGTACCCGCTGCACCCGCCGGGGCAGCCGGAGCGGCTGCGCATTGCGCACCTGCCGGACGTCACCGTGCCGGTGCTCGCGGTGAGCGGCGACCGCGACCCCTTCGGCACCCCCGACGAGCTGACCACCTACCTGGCCGCGCTCGGCGGTCCGTGGACGCTGGCACTCGTCCGGGGGACGCACTCCCCCGCCGACACGGCCGTCCGGGCAGCGCTGCGCCTCTGGTGGCCGTCCGCCGGGTAG
- a CDS encoding thioesterase family protein: MGGDGGAGADAAGAQRAVGEVRGRVVMQVRWSDVDLFGHVNNAAFLRYLDDARFTLFPRMGVDEAGAMTASLLVVVKHEIDYVAPIRFRLAPVVVEVWVPRLGRSSVDFAYEVLDGDGPGAGVALRARSRMVQLDRASHSPRPFTDEERATFAAYPGPEPVLRGW; this comes from the coding sequence GTGGGTGGAGACGGCGGGGCGGGTGCGGACGCGGCGGGTGCGCAGCGGGCTGTCGGCGAGGTGCGCGGACGCGTCGTCATGCAGGTGCGCTGGTCGGACGTCGACCTGTTCGGGCACGTCAACAACGCCGCCTTCCTGCGGTACCTCGACGACGCGCGGTTCACGCTGTTCCCCCGCATGGGCGTCGACGAGGCCGGGGCGATGACCGCGTCGCTGCTGGTCGTCGTCAAGCACGAGATCGACTACGTCGCGCCGATCCGGTTCCGCCTCGCCCCCGTCGTCGTCGAGGTGTGGGTGCCGCGGCTCGGCCGCTCGTCGGTGGACTTCGCGTACGAGGTGCTCGACGGGGACGGGCCCGGCGCCGGCGTCGCCCTGCGCGCGCGCTCGCGGATGGTGCAGCTCGACCGCGCCAGCCACAGCCCGCGCCCCTTCACCGACGAGGAGCGCGCCACGTTCGCCGCCTACCCCGGCCCCGAGCCGGTGCTGCGCGGCTGGTGA